The sequence TTAAGCTCAGTTCTTATTCAAGCCGTGTCGAATTAAGTCAAGATAAAGTGCTTGAAGTTGATGTTTTGCATCTTGGACGTATTTCACTGGTCGCTCGTAACTTGAACGGTACTCAATATTGGTCTTGGGACCAAAACAGCGCTCAATGGCAAGAGTTGGATTCTTCGATGAAATCTGAGTTGGACAAAGCGTACGATATCGCTAATAAGCAAGCATCTCCAAGCTTAATCACTTTACCTGTTTCTTTAACTGTTGCGGAGGTTAAGTAATGAACTTAAAGCCATTAGCAGCATTGCTTTGCATTACGTCAATTTCATTTTCTGCTTTCTCTGCATCAGATACGACGGCTCAGCTTGTTAACAAAGCAAAATCAGAGAGTCGTACGCAAGCGTCTCATAACGTAATTCGTGAAGCTGATTTTAAAAAGACAGAACAACAACTCAAAGCGATCAAAGCACAGCTTGAAGCTAAACGTAGCTCTATTCAAGGTGCGACCGATGTTCTGACTCAGACATTCAGTGATAACGAAAATAAGCTTGCTCGTTTAGAAGAGAAACTGCGTTTAGAAACAGGTAGCTTAGGTGAATTGTTTGGTGTTGTAAGACAAAATGCAAAAGACCTTGAACATGAGCTATCGGATACAGTGACTAACGTAGATCGCTCAGCGTATACAGAAACTGTTTATCAAATCGTAGATGCAAAATCATTACCGTCAATGCCCCAGTTAACAGGCCTTTGGTTGAGCATGATGGAGCAAATTCAAGCAAGTTCAGAGATAAGTAAGTCGACAGTTTCACTTGTTAATAGTGAAGGGGTTACTGAAAAGGCAGAAGCTTATCGACTGGGCTCTATTGGCTTAGTCGCTGAGTCTGGTTACGTATGGTGGGATTCCAAGCACCAAGATGCGATTGTTTATTTGAAGCAGCCATCAAAAGGTCCAACACTGGCGTCACTTTCTACATTAGCTAATGGCGAAGTGTCTAACGTGGTCGTCGATCCCTCTCGTGGGTTCATGTTAGAACAATTAGCTTTGGAACCAAGCCTAGCTGATCGCCTGCAAGCGGGTGGTCTAGTTGGTAAAGTTATTCTTGGCTTGCTGGCAATTGGCTTAATCATCGCATTGGTTCGTGGTATTTCTTTGGCTATCGCTCGTCAGAAGATTCGCGCTCAACTTAAAAAACCTGAACAAGCGGGAGACAATCCTCTAGGTCGCATTCTTGCGGTTTACGACAAAGAACAAAACCAAACCGTTGAAGCATTAGAACTGCGCCTTTTAGAAGCCGTCGTTGATGAACAAACTCACCTAGAGAAAGGTTTATCGATGCTTAAGTTATTGGCGGCACTAGCACCAATGCTTGGCTTGTTGGGTACTGTAACCGGCATGATCGAAACATTCCAAGTGATCACACAGTTTGGTAATGGTGACCCTAAAGTCATGGCGGGCGGTATTTCGATGGCGCTTGTAACAACAGTACTTGGCCTTGTTGCAGCAATGCCGTTGCTATTGGCACACAACATTTTGAGTACTCAGTCAGAGAACATTCGCAATATTCTTGAAAAGCAGGGTATTGGCCTTGTTGCTGAGCAGGCAGAAAAGACAGTTGAATCAAAAGCTGTTGTTTCACCAGTTGGGACTGCCGCGTAATGGATATTTTGTCGGGTTCTCTATTACCAGCGAGTTGGTTAACGAGTAACTGGCTGCTGTCTTTATCAAACTTTATGGAGCAGGGCGGTTTCGTCCTGTGGTGGCTAGCCGCTGTCGTCCTCGTTTTTTGGGTACTTGTGGTAGAACGCGTGCTTTATCTCGCGTTCTACTTTCCAAAGCAGCGTCAAGCTTGGATTAATCAGTGGCATGAAAGAGAAGAACACTCTTCTTGGTATGCTAAAGCCATTCGTGAAGGTTGGTTAGGGCAAGCGAGCATCTTACTTAACCAAAACTTGAACTTTATTAAGCTGTTAGTCGCTATTTGTCCGATGTTGGGTTTGCTCGGTACCGTAACCGGTATGATCTCCGTTTTTGATGTCATGGCGACTCAAGGAAGCAGTGACCCTAAATTGATGGCTTCAGGTATCTCGTTGGCAACACTGCCAACCATGGCGGGTATGGTTGCTGCGTTAGCGGGCATGTTTGTTCATGCTCGTTTAGCGAAAGTCTGTAACCGCTTAGAATTGAAATTAGAAAAATCTTTAAGGAGTCAACGATGAGACTCGGTCGACGTCATTCTAAAAACGAAGAGGCTCAAATAGACCTTACTTCGATGCTTGATATTGTCTTTATCATGCTTATTTTCTTTATTGTGACCAGTTCATTTGTTCGTGAATCAGGGGTTGAAGTCAATCGCCCACAAGCTTCAAACGTAGTGAGCCAAAAGGATGCGGGTATCTTTGTTGCGATTACTTCTGCGAACGACATCTTTATAGATAAACGTGTTGTGGATGTTGAACGTGTTCAAGCGACGTTAGAACACTTATTGCTAGAACAACCTGATGCTTCTTTGGTTATTCAGGCTGACGAGCATGCTTATAACGGTACGGTTGTTAAAGTGATGGACGCTGCCAAAGGTGCGGGTGTTAAAAATATTGCGCTTGCAGCTGAAAAGCGATGATCTTGGAGGATCTTAATCAATGATTCGCCTATTTCTTGCATTACCTTTAGCGGGAGCGTTGGGTTTAGCACTGTTTTCTTTCATGGCTTGGATGGTTGATAATGGACACCAACGTTCGCCAGAAAATAGTGAGACGTTAAGTTTCAACATGGTAATGGTTGAACAAGAACAAGAAGTACAGAGAAGGCAACGTGCAGTCCCGGAACAACCCGAAATGCCAGAGCCGCCACCGCAAGCGCAAACGTCTCAGTCGCAAGCTGAAGTAACGCCTCTGAATTCAATGTCTTCACTGTCTTCACTGGATTTGAATACTTCAATTGAAGGCCTAGCGATTAACGCTCCAACATTTTCTGATTTTGGGTCAAATCAACAGGTAATGCCGCTTTATCGAGTTGAACCTCGTTATCCAGCAAAAGCGCTCAAGCGTGGCGCAGAAGGGTATGTCATTTTGTCTTTTACAATCGATGAAACAGGACGTTCTGTTGATATTCAAGTTACGGATGCAAATCCACGTCGTATGTTTGAACGTGAAGCGATAAGAGCACTTAAAAAATGGAAGTATCAACCCAA comes from Vibrio syngnathi and encodes:
- a CDS encoding MotA/TolQ/ExbB proton channel family protein; this translates as MNLKPLAALLCITSISFSAFSASDTTAQLVNKAKSESRTQASHNVIREADFKKTEQQLKAIKAQLEAKRSSIQGATDVLTQTFSDNENKLARLEEKLRLETGSLGELFGVVRQNAKDLEHELSDTVTNVDRSAYTETVYQIVDAKSLPSMPQLTGLWLSMMEQIQASSEISKSTVSLVNSEGVTEKAEAYRLGSIGLVAESGYVWWDSKHQDAIVYLKQPSKGPTLASLSTLANGEVSNVVVDPSRGFMLEQLALEPSLADRLQAGGLVGKVILGLLAIGLIIALVRGISLAIARQKIRAQLKKPEQAGDNPLGRILAVYDKEQNQTVEALELRLLEAVVDEQTHLEKGLSMLKLLAALAPMLGLLGTVTGMIETFQVITQFGNGDPKVMAGGISMALVTTVLGLVAAMPLLLAHNILSTQSENIRNILEKQGIGLVAEQAEKTVESKAVVSPVGTAA
- a CDS encoding ExbD/TolR family protein translates to MRLGRRHSKNEEAQIDLTSMLDIVFIMLIFFIVTSSFVRESGVEVNRPQASNVVSQKDAGIFVAITSANDIFIDKRVVDVERVQATLEHLLLEQPDASLVIQADEHAYNGTVVKVMDAAKGAGVKNIALAAEKR
- a CDS encoding energy transducer TonB, with amino-acid sequence MIRLFLALPLAGALGLALFSFMAWMVDNGHQRSPENSETLSFNMVMVEQEQEVQRRQRAVPEQPEMPEPPPQAQTSQSQAEVTPLNSMSSLSSLDLNTSIEGLAINAPTFSDFGSNQQVMPLYRVEPRYPAKALKRGAEGYVILSFTIDETGRSVDIQVTDANPRRMFEREAIRALKKWKYQPKVVDGKAVTQVGQTVKLEFKLAK
- a CDS encoding MotA/TolQ/ExbB proton channel family protein, whose amino-acid sequence is MDILSGSLLPASWLTSNWLLSLSNFMEQGGFVLWWLAAVVLVFWVLVVERVLYLAFYFPKQRQAWINQWHEREEHSSWYAKAIREGWLGQASILLNQNLNFIKLLVAICPMLGLLGTVTGMISVFDVMATQGSSDPKLMASGISLATLPTMAGMVAALAGMFVHARLAKVCNRLELKLEKSLRSQR